In the Opitutia bacterium genome, one interval contains:
- a CDS encoding acyl carrier protein, with translation MTKDACKKLVIDIISDIAPDEDLSAIKPDVRLRDQLQLDSMDFLDIVMELRKRHGIEVPEADYMQLASLDSCAEYLTPKFQAKG, from the coding sequence ATGACGAAAGACGCCTGCAAGAAGCTGGTTATCGACATCATCTCCGACATCGCCCCCGACGAAGATCTCTCGGCCATCAAGCCGGACGTCCGTCTGCGCGACCAGCTCCAGCTCGATTCCATGGACTTCCTCGACATCGTCATGGAGCTCCGCAAGCGCCACGGCATCGAGGTCCCCGAAGCCGACTACATGCAGCTCGCCTCGCTCGACAGCTGCGCCGAATACCTGACGCCGAAGTTCCAAGCCAAGGGCTGA